The Hevea brasiliensis isolate MT/VB/25A 57/8 chromosome 1, ASM3005281v1, whole genome shotgun sequence genome has a window encoding:
- the LOC110661346 gene encoding probable leucine-rich repeat receptor-like protein kinase At1g35710: MQILKWVFKLFFLYSVFDVFSVSLAQTSPLQTPVCSETDRAALLGFKARILQDTTGILSSWTGRDCCGGDWEGVQCNPATGRVTGLVLQGPERDSDHYMSGTLSPSLGSLSFLEVMVISGMKHIAGSIPESFSGLVHLAQMILEDNSLQGNIPPGLGHLFNLNTLSLNGNHLTGQIPPNLGNLRKLQLLGLARNSLTGSIPTNFQNLHSLQTLELSFNLLSGSIPDILGQFQNLTLFDLSNNQLSGQLPTSIFNLEKLQDLSLDHNQLIGKIPNQIGSLKSLTHLSLSSNRLTGQIPESISRLQNLWYLNLSRNAFSDPLPITQGRGLPSLLSIDLSYNNLSLGTVPNWILDKELSDVHLAGSKLRGSLPKFTKPGSLNSIDLSDNFFTGGISGFFTNMSNLQRLKLSNNQLKFDLLEIKLPDGISSVQLQKNQLSGSLSRILNNRTSSFLEILDVSGNQISGTIPEVTEGLSLKVLNIGSNKIAGRIPSSISNLVELERLDISRNKIMGIIPTSLGLVSKLQWLDMSINELTGSIPRSFLGIKNLRHANFRANRLCGEIPQGRPYNIFPASAYAHNQCLCGKPLPPCRGKN; encoded by the coding sequence ATGCAGATTCTTAAGTGGGTTTTCAAGCTTTTTTTCCTATATTCCGTTTTTGATGTATTTTCAGTGTCGCTTGCTCAGACAagcccactacagacaccagtttgCTCAGAGACGGATAGGGCAGCTCTTCTTGGGTTCAAAGCTAGAATCCTCCAGGACACTACAGGGATTCTCTCTTCATGGACTGGGAGAGATTGCTGTGGAGGAGATTGGGAGGGTGTTCAGTGCAATCCTGCTACAGGGAGGGTAACTGGGTTGGTGTTGCAGGGGCCTGAGAGGGATAGCGACCATTACATGAGTGGCACTTTGTCACCTTCTCTGGGTAGTTTGTCTTTCTTAGAGGTAATGGTCATAAGTGGTATGAAGCATATTGCAGGTTCTATTCCTGAAAGCTTCTCGGGTTTGGTTCATCTCGCACAAATGATCCTCGAAGACAACTCTCTTCAAGGGAACATTCCTCCTGGCTTGGGCCATTTGTTCAACCTCAACACTCTGTCACTAAACGGGAACCATCTGACAGGGCAGATTCCTCCTAACCTGGGGAATCTGAGAAAGCTTCAATTATTAGGTCTGGCAAGAAATTCCTTAACAGGTTCTATCCCAACTAATTTCCAAAATCTCCATAGTTTGCAAACTCTTGAGCTTAGTTTCAATTTGTTGTCTGGGTCAATTCCAGATATTCTTGGCCAGTTTCAAAACCTTaccctctttgatctttccaaCAACCAATTGTCAGGACAACTGCCTACTTCCATATTCAATTTAGAGAAACTTCAGGACTTGTCGTTGGACCATAACCAACTGATAGGAAAAATCCCAAACCAGATTGGCAGCTTGAAATCCCTTACCCATCTTTCTTTGAGTTCTAACAGGCTTACAGGTCAAATTCCAGAATCCATTTCAAGATTACAGAACCTGTGGTACCTTAACTTATCTAGAAATGCATTCTCAGACCCTTTACCCATTACTCAAGGCAGGGGTCTTCCTTCTCTATTGTCAATAGACCTGTCTTACAACAATCTCAGTTTAGGGACAGTTCCAAATTGGATCTTAGACAAGGAACTTTCAGATGTGCATTTAGCGGGCAGCAAACTTAGAGGGAGCCTTCCAAAATTTACAAAACCAGGCTCTTTGAACTCCATAGACCTGTCAGATAACTTTTTCACAGGTGGCATTTCTGGTTTCTTCACCAATATGTCTAATTTGCAAAGactcaaactctcaaataaccaATTGAAGTTTGATCTTTTAGAGATCAAACTGCCAGATGGGATTTCCTCTGTTCAGCTCCAGAAAAATCAGCTTTCTGGGTCTCTCTCGAGAATCTTAAACAACAGGACAAGCAGCTTTTTGGAGATTTTAGATGTATCAGGTAATCAAATTTCTGGCACGATTCCAGAAGTCACTGAAGGATTAAGCTTGAAGGTCCTCAACATAGGAAGCAACAAGATTGCAGGCCGCATCCCCAGTTCAATTTCAAACTTGGTTGAACTAGAAAGGTTAGATATTTCCCGGAACAAAATAATGGGCATCATTCCAACAAGCCTGGGACTCGTATCAAAACTTCAATGGCTTGACATGTCTATCAATGAGCTCACAGGGTCAATTCCAAGGAGCTTTTTGGGAATTAAAAATTTGAGACATGCAAATTTCAGAGCCAACAGACTTTGTGGAGAGATCCCACAAGGAAGGCCATATAATATCTTCCCTGCAAGTGCCTATGCTCATAATCAATGCCTATGTGGCAAACCTCTTCCACCATGTAGAggaaagaactaa